CGGACTCGCCGTATTTCGCTTCGCCGCCGCTTAAGCCGGCGACTATTCCGGATTGCTGGCCGCGTTGTTGCCGCCGTCGCGGATGAGAGGTTCCATCGTCTTCGTGTTGCGTTCGACGGCGAGCACCACGGTTCGTTGTTCCAAGCCGTTGGCGCTGGCGGCCACGGCCGGAATCACTTGCCGAGCGTTCGGCATGCTGTAGCGCACCGTGAACGTGCCGTCGGGCCGAAGCTTGATCGGCTCGTTTTGCAACGTCACTTTCGCATCCGGATCGGTCTTGCCGAACACGATCAACTCGGCGTCGATCTCGAAATGGAACGGACGTCGGCCGCCGAGGAGGCCATCGACGCCGGGACCGAAGCGCGAGATCAGCGACGAGCCCATCGGGCGGCGCAACCGCTCTTCGAACACTTCTTGCAGCTCGACGCTGCCGTTGCCGTCGCCGTCGGCACCGCCGCTTTGAGCGTAGATCCGCTCGAAGTCGGAAGCGATGTCGCTCCAGTTTTGATCGATGTCGTCTTTGCTGCCGGCGCGCGGCGTCGTCACGACGTTGCTGCGGGCCAGCACATAGAACCGGCCGCTCGTCGTGAGGTAGCCGATGTCGACGCGGTAGCTCTTCGGCGGATCGGGAACATCGACATACCAATTGTTGACGCCGCCGTGGATCTCAATATCGCGCAGGGGAGTTTCCACGGCGCTGGTCGTGCCGCCGTCGGTCGCTTCGACGAGACGGAGGATCGGCTTCACGGTGTGCCACTCTTGGGCGAGGGCTGCTTGAGCCCGTTCGACGCCGTTGCGGGACAGCTCCCAATGGACTTGAAGCCAGTAGGGGTCGCGCACCATGACGACGAGGCGGTCTTTAATGACCTTCGGAATGCCGCGACCGTTTTTGCCGGCCGCCATTTGCACCGAGAGGTACGCCAAGTCTTTC
The DNA window shown above is from Planctomycetia bacterium and carries:
- a CDS encoding DUF4912 domain-containing protein, giving the protein MAAGKNGRGIPKVIKDRLVVMVRDPYWLQVHWELSRNGVERAQAALAQEWHTVKPILRLVEATDGGTTSAVETPLRDIEIHGGVNNWYVDVPDPPKSYRVDIGYLTTSGRFYVLARSNVVTTPRAGSKDDIDQNWSDIASDFERIYAQSGGADGDGNGSVELQEVFEERLRRPMGSSLISRFGPGVDGLLGGRRPFHFEIDAELIVFGKTDPDAKVTLQNEPIKLRPDGTFTVRYSMPNARQVIPAVAASANGLEQRTVVLAVERNTKTMEPLIRDGGNNAASNPE